In a genomic window of Afipia carboxidovorans OM5:
- a CDS encoding conjugal transfer protein TrbE: MVALRQFRHVDPSFTDLLPYAGLVAPGIILLKDGSLMAGWYFAGPDSESSTDVERNEVSRLINAVLSRLGSGWMIQVEAVRVPARAYPARSDCHFPDAVTRAIDDERRRRFEAESGHFESQHAMILTYRPPERRKSGLARYVYSDDESRSTSFADTTLAFFQTSIREVEQYLANVLSVRRMQTQEVADEGSVRRARYDELFQFIRFSITGENHPIRLPEIPMYLDFLVTAEFHHGLSPVVDDRYLAVVGIDGFPAESWPGILNGLDLMPLTYRWSSRFMFLDDQEARARLERTRKKWQQKVRPFFDQLFQTQSRALDQDAMLMVAETEDAIGQASSGLVAYGYYTTVIVLFDTDERRLRDKAEAVRRLVQAEGFGARIETLNATEAYLGSLPGNWYTNIREPLISTRNLADLIPLNAVWSGSQTAPCPFYPPNSPPLMQVASGSTPFRMNLHVDDVGHTLVFGPTGSGKSTLLALIAAQFRRYAGAQLFCFDKGRSMFPLTIAAGGDHYDVGGGEGLSFCPLAELKDDSDRAWAAEWIETLVALQGVKITPDHRNAITHQIALMAAARGRSISDFVSGVQFREIKDALHPYTVDGPMGHLLDAEQDGLLMSDFQTFEIETLMNMGERNLVPVLLYLFRRIEKRLTGAPSLIILDEAWLMLGHPTFRDKIREWLKVLRKANCAVLLATQSISDAERSGIIDVLKESCPTKICLPNGAARETGTRDFYERIGFNERQIEIVATAIPKREYYVASPVGRRLFDMALGPITLSFVGATGKDDLTRIAELRQQHGADWPARWLQARGVADADTLLSA, translated from the coding sequence ATGGTGGCGTTGCGTCAGTTTAGACATGTCGACCCCTCCTTCACGGACCTGCTTCCGTATGCGGGCCTGGTCGCACCGGGGATCATTCTATTGAAAGACGGCTCGCTCATGGCGGGCTGGTATTTTGCGGGGCCTGACAGCGAAAGCTCCACCGACGTCGAGCGCAACGAGGTGTCTCGTTTGATCAATGCCGTTCTGTCACGGCTAGGTTCCGGCTGGATGATCCAGGTGGAGGCCGTGCGTGTGCCGGCGCGAGCCTATCCCGCGCGATCAGACTGCCATTTTCCGGACGCCGTGACCCGCGCGATCGATGATGAACGGCGCCGACGCTTCGAAGCGGAAAGCGGGCATTTCGAATCTCAGCACGCGATGATCCTGACCTACCGACCACCCGAACGCCGCAAGTCCGGCCTCGCACGCTATGTGTATTCCGACGACGAAAGTCGATCGACATCGTTTGCCGACACCACACTCGCTTTCTTTCAGACCTCGATCCGCGAGGTTGAGCAATATCTCGCCAACGTACTCTCGGTTCGCCGCATGCAGACACAGGAGGTCGCGGACGAGGGGAGCGTGCGCCGCGCACGCTACGATGAGCTCTTCCAATTCATCCGCTTCAGCATCACCGGCGAAAATCATCCGATCCGGTTGCCTGAGATTCCGATGTATCTGGATTTTCTCGTGACCGCCGAGTTCCACCATGGACTGTCGCCTGTCGTGGATGATCGCTATCTGGCGGTCGTAGGCATCGACGGATTCCCCGCGGAGAGCTGGCCCGGCATCCTCAATGGTCTCGACCTCATGCCGCTGACCTATCGCTGGTCGAGCCGCTTCATGTTTCTCGACGACCAGGAGGCACGGGCTCGCCTCGAGCGTACACGGAAGAAATGGCAGCAGAAGGTACGGCCCTTCTTCGATCAGCTTTTCCAAACCCAAAGCCGTGCGCTCGATCAGGACGCCATGTTGATGGTGGCCGAAACGGAGGATGCGATCGGTCAAGCCTCCTCTGGTCTCGTTGCCTACGGATACTACACGACTGTGATCGTGCTGTTCGACACAGACGAACGCCGTCTCCGTGATAAAGCGGAAGCCGTCCGTCGGCTCGTCCAGGCGGAAGGCTTTGGAGCACGCATTGAGACCTTGAACGCAACCGAGGCCTATCTCGGCTCGTTGCCGGGAAACTGGTACACGAACATCCGCGAACCGCTCATCAGCACCCGCAATCTCGCCGACCTCATCCCTCTTAATGCGGTGTGGTCCGGCAGCCAAACCGCACCCTGTCCGTTCTATCCGCCGAACTCGCCGCCGCTGATGCAGGTCGCCTCCGGATCGACCCCTTTCCGGATGAATCTCCACGTCGACGACGTCGGTCACACACTGGTGTTCGGCCCGACAGGCTCCGGCAAGTCGACTTTGCTTGCACTCATCGCGGCGCAGTTTCGACGTTACGCTGGCGCTCAGCTCTTTTGTTTCGACAAGGGCCGTTCGATGTTTCCGCTGACGATCGCCGCCGGCGGAGATCACTACGACGTGGGCGGAGGCGAAGGTCTGTCTTTCTGTCCACTCGCCGAACTCAAGGACGACTCCGATCGCGCCTGGGCGGCCGAATGGATCGAGACGCTGGTGGCGCTGCAGGGCGTCAAGATTACGCCGGATCATCGCAACGCGATCACGCATCAGATCGCCTTAATGGCAGCGGCGCGCGGACGCTCGATCTCTGATTTTGTATCGGGCGTGCAGTTTCGCGAGATAAAGGACGCGCTTCACCCCTACACGGTCGATGGCCCGATGGGCCACCTGCTCGATGCAGAGCAGGACGGCCTGTTGATGTCCGATTTTCAAACGTTCGAGATTGAAACGCTCATGAACATGGGCGAACGGAATCTTGTACCAGTGTTGCTGTATCTGTTCCGCCGCATCGAGAAGCGGCTGACCGGCGCACCCAGCCTCATTATCCTTGACGAGGCGTGGCTGATGCTCGGACACCCGACCTTCCGCGACAAGATCCGCGAATGGCTCAAGGTGCTGCGCAAAGCCAATTGCGCAGTGCTGCTCGCCACTCAATCGATCTCTGACGCCGAGCGTTCGGGAATCATCGACGTGCTCAAGGAATCGTGTCCGACGAAGATCTGCCTGCCGAACGGCGCAGCCCGCGAGACTGGCACGCGCGATTTCTACGAGCGCATCGGTTTCAATGAACGCCAGATCGAAATTGTCGCGACCGCAATACCGAAGCGTGAGTACTACGTAGCCTCACCCGTCGGCCGGCGGCTTTTCGATATGGCCTTGGGGCCGATCACGCTGTCGTTTGTTGGCGCGACGGGCAAGGACGACCTCACTCGGATCGCCGAGCTGCGTCAGCAGCATGGCGCGGACTGGCCCGCACGATGGCTTCAAGCAAGGGGAGTGGCCGATGCCGACACGCTTCTTTCCGCGTAG
- the trbK gene encoding entry exclusion protein TrbK → MTLKYIILIVALIVLAAGGAWFSTVYQSKQQRNDAASHFFDAPQKYDTKGGQPMKPRWNE, encoded by the coding sequence GTGACACTCAAATACATCATCCTGATCGTCGCTTTGATTGTACTCGCTGCTGGCGGAGCATGGTTCAGCACCGTCTATCAATCGAAACAGCAGCGGAACGACGCCGCATCCCATTTCTTTGACGCGCCACAAAAGTACGACACCAAGGGCGGGCAGCCGATGAAGCCGCGCTGGAATGAGTAG
- a CDS encoding conjugal transfer protein TrbF yields the protein MSPHSIPENPYLAARQEWNERYGSYVKAAAAWRLVGLTSLVLAVLGTAYGLYQSTQVKLVPYIIEVDKLGNAVNAGYPQQIDYADPRVVRATLGAFVANFRSVSPDTVVQKQYIDRTYALLRTADPATEKINSWYRENSPFVKARAATIAIEVNNVVALSNQSYQIDWTEFERDRRGKEIATRRFRGVATVTLTPPQDEQTIRFNPIGLYLRDFDWTAQL from the coding sequence ATGTCGCCGCATTCGATACCTGAGAATCCATACCTTGCTGCACGGCAGGAGTGGAACGAACGTTACGGCTCTTATGTGAAGGCAGCCGCCGCATGGCGGCTTGTCGGACTCACGAGTTTAGTCTTGGCCGTCCTTGGAACCGCTTATGGCCTGTATCAAAGCACGCAGGTGAAGCTGGTCCCTTATATTATCGAGGTTGATAAGCTGGGGAACGCGGTTAATGCCGGCTATCCGCAGCAGATCGACTACGCCGATCCGCGGGTAGTGCGCGCGACACTTGGCGCCTTCGTCGCCAATTTCCGGTCGGTCTCGCCTGATACCGTCGTCCAGAAGCAATACATCGATCGCACCTACGCGTTGCTCCGCACCGCCGATCCCGCCACTGAAAAGATCAACTCCTGGTATCGCGAAAACTCCCCGTTCGTGAAGGCTCGTGCGGCGACGATTGCCATCGAAGTCAACAACGTCGTCGCGTTGTCGAACCAAAGCTATCAAATCGATTGGACCGAGTTTGAGCGCGATCGACGCGGCAAGGAGATTGCGACACGTCGCTTTCGTGGAGTGGCCACTGTGACACTGACCCCGCCGCAGGATGAGCAAACCATTCGTTTCAATCCCATCGGGCTTTACCTGCGCGATTTCGATTGGACGGCGCAACTATGA
- the trbJ gene encoding P-type conjugative transfer protein TrbJ → MPTRFFPRRRAIAVVICCLVTAGPASAGGGGALTGGATEWTQILNNTELVGLVGQSTQQINNQITQITQLAQQIQNQLRIYENMLQNTARLPTQIWGQVENDLNRLRNIVGQGQGIAFSMGNVDDVLKQRFKSYSDFKTNLPNGSTFSSTWQNWSTTNRDTIGASLKAAGLTSDQFTTEEATMSQLRGMSQSADGQMKALQVGHQIAAQQVAQMQKLRGLFAQQVTMMGTWFHSKQAEQDLAQARRDGFFTSTAPSTSGGQRMEPRW, encoded by the coding sequence ATGCCGACACGCTTCTTTCCGCGTAGGCGCGCAATTGCCGTGGTGATCTGCTGCCTTGTCACCGCCGGGCCTGCGTCAGCGGGTGGCGGTGGCGCTTTGACCGGCGGGGCTACTGAATGGACTCAAATCCTCAACAACACCGAATTGGTCGGTCTCGTCGGTCAATCGACACAGCAGATCAACAACCAGATCACCCAGATCACGCAGCTTGCGCAGCAGATCCAGAACCAGCTCCGCATCTACGAGAACATGCTGCAGAATACTGCGCGGCTGCCGACCCAAATTTGGGGGCAGGTCGAGAACGATCTTAACCGGCTCCGCAACATCGTCGGGCAGGGACAGGGCATCGCGTTTTCGATGGGGAACGTCGACGACGTCCTGAAGCAACGCTTCAAGAGCTACTCCGACTTCAAGACGAACCTGCCGAATGGCTCGACGTTCTCCTCAACCTGGCAGAACTGGTCGACAACGAACCGTGACACCATCGGCGCCAGCCTGAAGGCGGCGGGCCTCACTTCGGATCAGTTTACAACAGAAGAAGCGACGATGAGCCAGTTGCGCGGCATGTCGCAGAGCGCAGACGGTCAGATGAAGGCGCTTCAGGTCGGACACCAGATCGCTGCTCAACAAGTCGCTCAGATGCAGAAATTGCGTGGACTGTTCGCGCAACAGGTCACGATGATGGGGACTTGGTTTCACTCCAAACAGGCGGAACAAGATCTTGCGCAAGCGCGGCGCGACGGCTTCTTTACCTCCACCGCGCCGTCGACAAGCGGCGGACAAAGAATGGAGCCGCGCTGGTGA
- a CDS encoding conjugal transfer protein TrbD: MAEGLSGLHRSRIHRALSRPNLLLGADRELVLVTGLAAVILIFVVLTWFSALLGLAIWSGIVGLLRMMAKADPMMRQVYLRHIRYRPRYRPTSTPWRKY; encoded by the coding sequence ATGGCTGAGGGCTTATCCGGTCTGCATCGCTCGCGCATCCACCGCGCGCTGTCGCGTCCGAACCTGCTGCTCGGCGCCGATCGCGAGCTTGTCCTGGTGACGGGGCTCGCCGCTGTGATCCTAATTTTCGTGGTGCTGACCTGGTTCTCAGCCTTGCTCGGTCTTGCGATCTGGAGCGGCATCGTCGGCCTGCTGCGGATGATGGCAAAGGCCGACCCAATGATGCGTCAGGTATATCTGCGCCACATCCGCTATCGGCCGCGCTATCGCCCGACCTCGACGCCCTGGCGCAAATATTGA
- the trbL gene encoding P-type conjugative transfer protein TrbL has translation MLTHDRGGIPVVILVLMLLATPALAQDGSVLTTLENQVVTAAKGWESTVMQAARSLFWILAAIEIGVAAIWLALQAASLDSWFAELVRRILFIGLFAFILDRGPSFAKAIVNSLFQIGAGGGDASPANVFNAGLKVASAMSEKAKFGLFEDNALAIAAVLAMVVVVVAFSLVAAIFVSVMVEMYVGLLAGMIMLGLGGSSFTKDFTIRYLVYAFSVGMKLMALVMIARIGSEVLLGLANEPSSGDQYLKTLAIAGISVVVFMVSMYVPSIIQGVVQGVSVTGGMEVLRAGGQVASFAGGAASMAAGAASLGAGAARAGASSFGDARNAGSSFGAAALKGMGEGIAAAGSSLASAARDKAIGIPGTWGASTLGLANAKLSERRNQTPSGQRQNNVDERQ, from the coding sequence ATGTTGACTCACGATCGAGGCGGTATCCCGGTCGTCATCCTTGTGCTGATGCTGCTGGCGACGCCGGCGTTGGCGCAGGACGGCAGCGTTCTGACGACGTTGGAGAACCAGGTCGTGACCGCGGCGAAGGGCTGGGAATCCACGGTGATGCAGGCGGCGCGGTCGCTGTTCTGGATTCTCGCGGCCATCGAGATCGGCGTTGCGGCGATCTGGCTGGCGCTACAAGCCGCCTCGCTCGACAGTTGGTTCGCCGAGCTCGTGCGCCGCATCCTTTTTATCGGCCTTTTCGCCTTTATCCTCGACCGTGGCCCAAGTTTCGCAAAGGCTATCGTCAACAGCCTTTTCCAGATTGGCGCCGGTGGCGGTGATGCCTCGCCGGCGAACGTTTTCAATGCGGGCCTGAAGGTCGCTTCCGCAATGTCGGAAAAGGCGAAGTTCGGTTTGTTCGAGGATAATGCGCTGGCGATCGCGGCGGTGTTGGCGATGGTCGTCGTTGTCGTCGCATTCTCACTGGTCGCCGCCATCTTCGTCTCTGTGATGGTGGAAATGTATGTTGGGCTGCTCGCTGGCATGATCATGCTTGGCCTCGGCGGCTCGTCCTTCACCAAGGATTTCACTATCCGCTATCTTGTCTACGCCTTCAGCGTCGGCATGAAGCTGATGGCCTTGGTGATGATCGCGCGCATTGGCTCGGAGGTGCTACTGGGCCTCGCCAATGAGCCGTCGAGCGGCGATCAATATCTCAAGACCCTGGCCATCGCGGGCATCTCCGTCGTCGTCTTTATGGTGTCGATGTACGTTCCGAGCATCATTCAGGGCGTTGTCCAGGGAGTATCAGTCACGGGTGGCATGGAGGTGCTGCGCGCCGGCGGTCAGGTCGCGTCGTTTGCGGGTGGGGCGGCCTCGATGGCCGCAGGCGCGGCATCTCTTGGCGCCGGTGCGGCGCGTGCCGGCGCATCCAGTTTTGGTGACGCGCGCAACGCCGGCAGTTCGTTCGGCGCGGCTGCGCTGAAGGGGATGGGTGAGGGCATCGCGGCGGCGGGCTCTTCGCTTGCATCAGCGGCACGCGACAAGGCAATTGGGATTCCGGGGACGTGGGGCGCGTCCACGCTTGGTTTGGCCAATGCGAAGCTTTCCGAGCGGCGTAACCAGACGCCATCCGGGCAACGTCAAAACAACGTGGATGAGCGTCAATAA
- the trbG gene encoding P-type conjugative transfer protein TrbG: MSANGVCRSMILAGLLIGAAIGLADDASAQRMSSNEARGTQLSGRWRGAPGLVTRGPDGKVIFLFGEVQPSVVCSPLQVCDVELQAGEVVRDVLVGDTVRWKVEPATSGAVGGQAIHLIVKPAEPNLVTSMVVTTSKRTYHIQLKSHLTQYMARVAFEYPDENGSRWSDINARMEASVVPGANVPAEQLNFEYQLSGNASWRPTRVYSDGQKTYIQFPSSMAGQDAPVLFAISGGENRIVNYRMKGSMMIVDYHIDRAVLISGVGWWWQEKVSIWRGG; the protein is encoded by the coding sequence ATGAGTGCGAACGGTGTATGCCGATCGATGATTTTGGCAGGCTTGCTGATCGGTGCAGCAATCGGGTTGGCTGACGATGCGTCAGCCCAACGGATGAGCTCCAATGAGGCCAGAGGCACGCAGCTTTCCGGCCGATGGCGCGGCGCACCAGGTCTGGTGACACGCGGGCCTGATGGCAAAGTCATTTTTCTCTTTGGCGAGGTTCAACCGTCGGTCGTCTGCTCACCGTTGCAAGTGTGTGACGTCGAGCTTCAGGCAGGCGAGGTCGTGCGGGACGTTCTTGTCGGCGATACCGTCCGATGGAAGGTCGAACCTGCTACCTCGGGGGCTGTCGGCGGTCAGGCGATCCATCTGATCGTGAAGCCGGCCGAGCCGAATCTTGTTACCTCGATGGTGGTGACGACGTCAAAACGGACCTACCACATCCAGCTCAAGTCGCACCTGACGCAATATATGGCGCGAGTCGCTTTCGAGTATCCGGATGAAAATGGATCGAGGTGGTCCGACATCAATGCGCGGATGGAAGCCAGCGTCGTTCCCGGAGCAAATGTCCCGGCCGAGCAATTGAACTTTGAATACCAACTCAGTGGCAATGCGAGCTGGCGGCCGACCCGCGTCTATTCCGATGGGCAGAAGACCTACATTCAGTTCCCTTCATCGATGGCCGGCCAGGACGCGCCGGTGCTGTTCGCCATTTCCGGAGGTGAGAACCGCATCGTCAACTACCGGATGAAGGGTTCGATGATGATCGTCGACTATCACATCGACCGCGCGGTGCTGATCTCCGGCGTTGGCTGGTGGTGGCAGGAAAAAGTCTCGATCTGGCGGGGAGGTTAG
- the trbH gene encoding conjugal transfer protein TrbH, translating into MSALRRLIGIATLGLQVAACTAVGGQSFMSSGSRAELSAAAADAIAGDIVSRLAERIGPGKATIVLKIDDSPFGRALEGSLRRWGYAVATDQKADERAIALAYVVDTYDGTVLARLTTPQFALGRAYKVTATGASPSSPVSVLERG; encoded by the coding sequence GTGAGCGCACTCAGACGCCTTATCGGGATCGCAACGCTGGGCTTGCAGGTCGCGGCCTGCACGGCGGTCGGCGGCCAGAGCTTTATGTCGAGCGGATCCCGCGCAGAGTTGTCGGCGGCCGCCGCTGACGCCATAGCTGGCGACATTGTGAGCCGCCTGGCTGAACGTATCGGGCCGGGCAAAGCGACGATCGTGTTGAAGATCGATGACTCGCCGTTCGGTCGCGCGCTTGAGGGCTCACTTCGGCGTTGGGGATATGCTGTCGCGACCGATCAGAAAGCCGACGAGCGAGCGATCGCGCTGGCCTATGTGGTTGACACCTATGACGGCACAGTCCTGGCGCGGCTGACGACGCCGCAGTTCGCTCTTGGCCGCGCCTATAAAGTAACGGCTACCGGCGCATCGCCGTCGAGTCCGGTGTCCGTCCTCGAGCGCGGGTGA